ATTATCCCCTAGTCTATTGTAAATAATGGCAATATTCGATAGGAATAATCCTGCATTTTTCTTGTCACCAAGTTCTTCAGCTAGTTGTAATGCTTGTTCCTGGAGTTCCAATGCTATATGGTATTCTGCTAAACCGATGTATACATTTCCCAAATTTGCCAACCATATAACTTGATTAGGTGTATCGTTGTTTTTTTTCGCTAGAGCCAAAGCCTTTTCGGCATATACGGCTGATCGTTTTAATTCAGAAATTTCGTATAAGATACGAAAAATCAGTAGATACTTTGTGAAAAATGGATTCGATTTAAACCAATCATCAACATTCAGTTCCCACGGAATATTTTTTTTGATTAGTTGATATTTTGCATTCGTTATGGTTTTTTCCCACATGTGCTCTATAAACGAATCAGTGTTGATATAGATCCGTTTACCAGTGGTGAATTTTGTAAAGGGATTTTTATCACTCTTTTCTGATAAAGTCTCAATCCGCGGTTTTTCATCTTGATTAATATGTTCTATATAGTAAACGTGTTTAAATCGATCCTTGATTCTTTCTATTTGCGGACTGAGATCAAACACATCCGATGAACTGTATCCAAGTATTAAAACATTCTTATGACTGGTTTTTGAGGAAGCCAGATGTGCAATGAGACGTTTTATCAGCCCAAATGCGTCTTGAGCATCCTGCTCCGAAAAGGCCATCTTTATGACCTTCTCTCTCTCTGCAGATAAATCCTTCTGCGCAACTTTCTTTAGCGTGATCACCATATTCGTTCGATCACGAATACAACCATGAATCTTTATAAGCGTAATTTTATTGGCGTGCTTGTGTGCCCTATTAAAATTTTCCTCGCGAGATACCACTACAAAATCTATACCTTCGGCAAGCCCTTCATTCTGTAATGCTTTTTCGAGCAACTGGTCAAAGTTGGTCGTTATAATGCACTGTAATTTCTTCAGCTTTGCCAATTTGGCCAGGAAAATATGGTTTGTATTTGGTTCAACAAAATCTATTTGTGGTTTATCGGCATCATAGATATCAAATAGTCTCTCAGCATTACAGTTTTCCACTACAATTTCCATGAGTTTTTCAAATGGAAGGTTTGATCCAAGGATTTTGCTGCTATCCTGTTTTTCAATTTCTATTTTATTTAAAAGGTATTCAAGGAGTGGCCATACAACAGGAATCCCGGAATTTCTTGAAATACCTGCTCCGCAAAATACGATAGTCTCATGTAGATTAATACCGGCAACTATTTCGTCTAAAATCCCTTCCAATTCTCTTTTCACTGGACAAGATCTCCTGGTGATATGTACTTTAAATACAAAAGTTATTCCCGCTCTCTCCACCCAATGGTTCGCTGAAAGCTTGTTAATATATTTGGAAATCGAACGCTGGGCATGAAAGGTTGAAAAAAGCGCCAGCTTTTTTCAAACCATCTCAATGCCCTTGTTGGGGTGTCACTTTGAATATAAAATGGTTATTATATTTGTTTTAGGTTCTTGACTCTTGGTACAAAAGCTTTCCTGAATCTTCTCACCATATCAACTAACCATTCAATTGACATAGCCCATTCTTCTCGGTTCTGAAGATCAACATCTTTAGTGACTGCAATGGTTTTATCTCGGTTTTCAGGATTTGGGTTCCATTGAAGCTTTGAACCAATTTCGGTTTCAATTTCTTCTTTTTGTTCTTCAAGTTGCGGCAAAGCCCAATCCGCAATTTTATTGCCAATATAAACTCGCACTCCAATTTTGTTTTCCCACGTATTTGCGATATTTGACAAAAAAATATGAGAACGGCCTAAAGCGACGTCGAACCAATATTGTGGGCGAGGTGTCTGGGCACTGGTAACAACTTTTGTTTCTAAAAGTTTTTTCCGAAAGTCACTCCAAAATTCAAGCTGCAACTTTTTTGTCTCAGATAAAGCTTCCTTTGATTTCCCAGTTGCATCCTCACGTTTGATTTCGGCAGGACGACTGATGACATTAAAACGAACAGCTGGCCGTGATTCATCGATTTGCCAGAGTTCTATCAATACACCATAGAAGGAAAGCTCATCAGTCGTATATTCATTCAACCAATCTAAAGCCCTCTGGTGTTCCTCTGTGAATTCCGTAGCAATCCAGATTACTGTTCCAGCATCAAGAACAGATCCATATGTAATTGCTTTACCCAAATGATCATGATTTGTCTTTCCCAATTGATTTTCAATGACTACGTATTTACCTGTACCAGTGTCTTTAGCAAGGATATCAGCAGAATAAGGCCCAACTGATGCTTCAACCTGATCAACTTCAAGTTCAAATCCAATTGCTTTGCCTAATTGGGAAATATTTTCATCGCTTGCCAGCCATGGTGTAAATTCAGTAGCTTCATTTTTCCATATCTTGCGTACATCAAGCTTTTTGATTTTTCCCAGATCTTTTTCGGAAGCTTCAGCCATTGTATTGCTCCAATTGTTTTATATCTTGATTAATTCAGACTCACCCCAACGACCAAGCTGTGTGGTGCAAACGAAGCGCAGCGTAGTTTGCATCCGAACGAGCGCCTTGTTATGTGCATTACTCACCGCAGCATTTTTGTTCATGGTGTCATTCTGCGATCCTGTATAGTTTGGATGACTGCTTTGAGATCATCTATGTCTTTGCATAGCTCCGCTACATTGGGAACGGGGACATTCTTGGCTGAAGACGGATCATGGGCATCTACTAAATCATTGCAGCGTTGGTAAAGCCTGTTAATCTCGTCGCACTCTGAATCATCAAATCCAACTACACCCTTAAGACTACCAATGTTAATCCAATCCCTATAGCGTCTGACCACACCATTAAAAACCACATCCTGGATTACACGCTCTATGGCTGCTCGCATACGATCATATGCTTTAAGCATCTCAGCGGCATCATCTTCACTTGGATATTGCGGCCAAGGCAATTTCACTAAGTTTTTATGCATTTTTTCAAGAGAGTCTATACGCTCTTTATAACTTGAATGCCCCCATGGCAAGCCATCACAGACATTACCTGCATATTGACCTTTCCATTCCAGAAAACAGATTTTGTTATCGAGGTTATTCTTATCGATCTCATCACGAAGCTGGCCAAGAAAAGATGTGTCATGAGTGAAGACAATAACTTGACGTTTTTTTGCTTCTTGGGCAAGGCGGTGCGCGACATGATGCCTGCGCCAGTGATCAAGCGAGGATACCGGATCATCAAAGACAATCCCGCAGGAATGATCTGCTAAAGACAGCTCAGCTAAAAATGCACCAAGAGCAATTGCACGTTGCTCTCCTTCACTTAAAATCTCATCAATCTTCTGATTTGTCGGTATCTCCAATAAAAGCTGGTGAAAGATTTTGCCCTTGTCGTTTCTTTCCTTGAGTTTGGTTTTTATATGCCCGGCTCCAAGATTAGAAAACTCAATATCCAAGGCTGCTTTAAGCTCTTTTGTCACTGCTTCACTGGCAAATTCTCTGGATTTATCTGAGATTGGCTTGGTCTTAAGTTCCGTCTTGCATTTTTTAAGATCGGCCACTTTTTTCAGGCGATCAATGAGGTCAAGCACGGCTTGCAAGGACTTGTTTAAATTCTGCCGCGCAATAAGCTCATCATGTTCTTTCTGTAATTTCTTTTTATGCTCTTCGTCCGCTGCTTTAATAAAAGTACGAGCTTCAAGGAGCTTTTGAGCTGCTAATTTTCGCAAAAGGAAATATGGTCTTTCTGTTAGATCAGATGGGTTATTCCAGTCATGACTGTCAAACGCACCAAGCATCCATTGTCTTTTTGCATCAATGCTGGTTTGATAATCCGTAACTGACTGAACTATATCCCTATCACACTGATCTATCTCATCAGATAATTCCTGATCAAAAGCAATTGTAAGATTGGCATTTTCTATTTTTTTAATGATAGTAGCTAAATTGGTTCGCTTTTCACTGGCTGTTTTGGCAACATCATCTTTGATATATTGCTCAAATCGTTTTAGCCGTTCTCCGGCCTCATCCAGCGTTGATTGGCAAAGCGGACACAACGCACCATCACCAGTATGAGGAAACTCATGGTCGGGATATGCTATCTCGATTGAATATTTTCTGGCTGCCTCAAACAATGCCTTCCAAAGTGGCTCACCTGTCCCTGGCAACAATTCCTCACCTGATTGGAGATCAAGCGCTGTAGTTTTCTCTGCCTGCTCTGCTTCTACCACTTCATCATCAAGTTTTTTTAATCTTGTGACCGCTTCATCATTAACCCATAGGCTTAGCTTTCTAATATTTTCAGCTAGATTTTTAATTCGCGAAACAAAGCGCTTGAGATCAGCCGCTTTGGTCATAGGGTCGACTTCTGCAAGTGCCTTGCCTATATTGGTAATTCTTTTCTCTTCTTCCTCTGATAAAGTACCAAGACCCTCGACAGTTTTAGGATTGGTTTTGGTGCTAAGCTTTGATATCAGATCCCCGACTTTGGTTTCACCTGTCAGATGATTAAATGCATATGTATTTGTATCAATAGCACTGATTTCCTCTGAAAGGCGGCGGTCAAGCTCAGGGATAACGTCCCTTGCCATATTTTCTACAATATCTAAACCATAGGGAAGATAGGCAACATCCTGCTCAGCCGTGAGATATGATCTGGCACATCTGGAATCAAATACCGATATGCTCGATAACAACTCATCTGGAATGCATCTCCCCTGCTCCCAATCTATTTTATGGGTTGTTCCGTTTTGTTCTATTCTAAATTTGGCCGTTGGGGATTTATTCACTACTGATAGATCATTGGCATTTGGATAGACCTTTTCTGATTGATCACAGCAGCGGCAGGCCTGTTTCATTACCCGTACATAGCCAGATTTTCCAGAGCCATTGCCGCCATAAATAACGCTCATTCCAATTTCTGAAAATCCTAATTTTTGATCAGGGGCAATGCGGTTTACATGGGTCAATTTGCCTATCTCCTTCAAAATGACGGTTTGGCCAGATTGTATGGTAGCTGGAAGGTGGCAAGCGGCAAGTGGTTCGGGGGCCAAATTATCTGGATTAGGTAGACCATGCCCGGCCTTTAGAAGACCATAAAGCTCGGCATAATCATTCGCGGATAATCCCTCTTCGCACTGCAACAATCTGCGCGCAGCATCACGTTGCCAAGCAGGTAACGTTTGTGTCCATTTTAGGATGTTGTTAAGTAGGGTCATATTTATAGCTCAAAGATATACTACTGCTGATATGCTTTCCGTTCACATAACAAACAGTTGAGCAGCTCGACTGCTTGAACTGC
This genomic interval from Pseudomonadota bacterium contains the following:
- a CDS encoding AAA family ATPase — its product is MTLLNNILKWTQTLPAWQRDAARRLLQCEEGLSANDYAELYGLLKAGHGLPNPDNLAPEPLAACHLPATIQSGQTVILKEIGKLTHVNRIAPDQKLGFSEIGMSVIYGGNGSGKSGYVRVMKQACRCCDQSEKVYPNANDLSVVNKSPTAKFRIEQNGTTHKIDWEQGRCIPDELLSSISVFDSRCARSYLTAEQDVAYLPYGLDIVENMARDVIPELDRRLSEEISAIDTNTYAFNHLTGETKVGDLISKLSTKTNPKTVEGLGTLSEEEEKRITNIGKALAEVDPMTKAADLKRFVSRIKNLAENIRKLSLWVNDEAVTRLKKLDDEVVEAEQAEKTTALDLQSGEELLPGTGEPLWKALFEAARKYSIEIAYPDHEFPHTGDGALCPLCQSTLDEAGERLKRFEQYIKDDVAKTASEKRTNLATIIKKIENANLTIAFDQELSDEIDQCDRDIVQSVTDYQTSIDAKRQWMLGAFDSHDWNNPSDLTERPYFLLRKLAAQKLLEARTFIKAADEEHKKKLQKEHDELIARQNLNKSLQAVLDLIDRLKKVADLKKCKTELKTKPISDKSREFASEAVTKELKAALDIEFSNLGAGHIKTKLKERNDKGKIFHQLLLEIPTNQKIDEILSEGEQRAIALGAFLAELSLADHSCGIVFDDPVSSLDHWRRHHVAHRLAQEAKKRQVIVFTHDTSFLGQLRDEIDKNNLDNKICFLEWKGQYAGNVCDGLPWGHSSYKERIDSLEKMHKNLVKLPWPQYPSEDDAAEMLKAYDRMRAAIERVIQDVVFNGVVRRYRDWINIGSLKGVVGFDDSECDEINRLYQRCNDLVDAHDPSSAKNVPVPNVAELCKDIDDLKAVIQTIQDRRMTP
- a CDS encoding DUF4268 domain-containing protein; the encoded protein is MAEASEKDLGKIKKLDVRKIWKNEATEFTPWLASDENISQLGKAIGFELEVDQVEASVGPYSADILAKDTGTGKYVVIENQLGKTNHDHLGKAITYGSVLDAGTVIWIATEFTEEHQRALDWLNEYTTDELSFYGVLIELWQIDESRPAVRFNVISRPAEIKREDATGKSKEALSETKKLQLEFWSDFRKKLLETKVVTSAQTPRPQYWFDVALGRSHIFLSNIANTWENKIGVRVYIGNKIADWALPQLEEQKEEIETEIGSKLQWNPNPENRDKTIAVTKDVDLQNREEWAMSIEWLVDMVRRFRKAFVPRVKNLKQI
- a CDS encoding tetratricopeptide repeat protein gives rise to the protein MKRELEGILDEIVAGINLHETIVFCGAGISRNSGIPVVWPLLEYLLNKIEIEKQDSSKILGSNLPFEKLMEIVVENCNAERLFDIYDADKPQIDFVEPNTNHIFLAKLAKLKKLQCIITTNFDQLLEKALQNEGLAEGIDFVVVSREENFNRAHKHANKITLIKIHGCIRDRTNMVITLKKVAQKDLSAEREKVIKMAFSEQDAQDAFGLIKRLIAHLASSKTSHKNVLILGYSSSDVFDLSPQIERIKDRFKHVYYIEHINQDEKPRIETLSEKSDKNPFTKFTTGKRIYINTDSFIEHMWEKTITNAKYQLIKKNIPWELNVDDWFKSNPFFTKYLLIFRILYEISELKRSAVYAEKALALAKKNNDTPNQVIWLANLGNVYIGLAEYHIALELQEQALQLAEELGDKKNAGLFLSNIAIIYNRLGDNKTSKDYSRKADESSKEHFSVINKKRESANNGAIYYRLGEYDKAINYFQEDIDQAVNKGDKKREGMGLGNLGSVYWRLENNIEATRCFTEALAIAVSIGDKSSECKWIGNLGNMYVNKGQYEKGIENFKKALSIAEKIGDNYTKLLWLGNLGDAYNALKDTGNAKYYCEQALELSRQLGDKDCELNNLAGLGNVNLDLKEYTRAIEYYEKAITVAVEINSNHLHGRLLACIGNVYTEIDDAVFFNSEDNLDLDNDYSEYHQKATEYYTKALDILVPILGKNHPEVIDIMSYS